TAGCTGTGTGGATTGGAAGAGACATCTAACATTGCTTTTCTTGTCTGAAACGGGGCTGTGAGAACATAAGGACACACCCGAGAGTGCCCAGCCTGGTGCCCCAAATACACAACTGAATAACTAATGTTCCCCCTTACTCGCTTTGGAACTCACTGTAGGAAGGTAAATAAATCTGACGGAATACTGCTGCCTGTCCCACCCTCTGACCTGGTTTGTCCCCGTCTggctccttttttgtttttttattctaagTTCGGCACCACTGGCACTGAGTATGTCTACTTCATCGAGAGCCTCTGCATCTCGCCCTTCTCATGTGCTGTCCACAAGGTCTGATGTGCAGCTGAGTGGGACAGAAAGGGTCCTTAGGTTGTGCTTGGAAAGAAGTTTACTGAGAAACAAGCTCTGTGCACAGCCCTGCTCCGGGGTCGCTGCTACTCGGCCAAGCCCGCTCGGGCCGCGCGGGGCGGGCGGGCCTACTGCGCTCGCTTGGTCTCGTCGAGCAGCTCCTGCCAattcttctccatctcctccttgCAGCTGAGGAAGGCGCCCTCCAGCCGCCGCATGGACTCCGCCAGCGTGGGGTTGGTGCGCATCACCACCATGTCGTAGGCCATCCACGTGGCCTGCACTGCAACAACCAGACAGGCCCTGGTCAGGCCACAGGCGGCGGCTGCAGCGCTGGAGCCCCCCAGCGAGGGCTGGGCGCCTCCGCTCGTGCCCAGCATCCTGGGGACAGGACGTGCTGAGTCACCCGATTACTCAAAGGAGGGAAAGTGGGTCGGCCACGTGTTATAGGGCTCATAACAACCCTGTTAAAACTCCTCTCTACACAGCAGTAATGAACCTTCCCTAATCTCGCACAAGTCTTAACTTCTGGATACACCAGCCCACAACACTAAAAGGTTGGAGGCCAATCTGACATGAAATGTTAGGAAAAATGAGAGTAAACACAGGTCCTTACCTATCTGCAGTTCACAGCTAGTGGTTGCCGGGTGACCCCCAAGAAGTCATAACCCCGCCCAAGCTCACATACTCAGGTAGGGCTGACCACTCCCACTCCTCCAAGGCTAGAGCCTCAGGCCCTCTCATGCTCATTGGCCTGGGATgcctgcccacctccacctcGGCACCTCTCTGCTTTCAGTAAGGCCAGTCCGGGGGCTCCTCCTTCTGGGAAGGTTTGCCGAGTTCCATGTTAGGTGTCCTTTGGTGCTCACCACTGCACTGACCACCTTTCTTGCTCTTTCCCTTTGAGAGCGACTTGAGGGCCGCATCCCCTGGGCCTATAGGTGAACATGTGCTTCCTGTACAAATCCAATGGTGTGTGCAGacgccccacctccaccccttccccctgcAGCACCCGCCCCCCACTGGTGTGATTCTCCCCTTTAGAGCTACGAAGAACAGAGTTGTCTCTCTGTGCAGTAAATACATCTCCTTAGAACTTCTCCTGCCTGGGTTAAAAAATGCTGGATACTTTGGGAAACTATGTCCTTCAGGAAATCAACCAAAGAAGAGacaggcagggaattccctggcagtccagtggttaggactccgcactttcactgctgagggcgtgggttaaattcctggtcagggaactaagatcccgcaagcagaatgaaaaaaaaaaagagagataggcAGAATGATTAATAACAAATGCACATGTATGTCTACACACAACCGAGGTCAGCAGTGTGGCAGACTTGAAGTTTTATAGAAAGTGGCATCTGTTTGGTTAGGGAAAAATtgttagaaaagatacatgcagtaCACCTCAACAGATAGAGGGCATATGATATATAGCTAGCACAGGGATTCTAGATCTTCTCGAAGTATGAGAGTCACTTGGGACACCTGTTACAATGTAGACCACTGGCCCCTCTCAGAATTCAAAGAAGGTTCTTGTGTATCAGGTTGGGAGTGGTGCCCAGGAACCTGCATCTTGACAAGCATCCTGGGTCATTCTGGGGCAGGAAGCCTGCAGACCACCATGTGAGGCCACCTGGGCAGCAGGGGGAGCATGGACTTGAAGGCAGGGCAGAGCCTGCTTCCCAGCTCTCCACTCACTGGCTGCGTGACCTGCAGTAAGTGATTTAAACTTACTAACCTCATCTCCTCTTATGTGAAGGACGGAAAATGTCCGGATCTCATGGctttgctgtgaagattaaaccGATGATGTATGTGACCTGTCTCCAACATATTAGGTgctcaagaaaggaaaaactcttactataaaataaataattcaggtaTTCAGGACAAAGAACTAGGGtgggtaaacaaaacaaaacaaacagctcaCAGAAATGAATCTCATATAGTCCTACATAGCAGCTGAAATTCTAGTCCTGAGTTTCCTGAGGTCAAAGCAGAGAAGGAAACATGCTCGGTTATAAGATTCAGtgaccataaaataaaaacaaacccattGTTTAAGACACTTTTACCCTAAGAAAGAATTTCCTTATAGGTATATTTCATGAGAGGTGTGTAACATAGTGGAAAATGTCCTTGACAACATCCctactttaaatacaaagacattCTTCTATGTCTACAGTTGTAGGCACCAGTAAAAGAAAGCTGGTGGCACAGTACCAAAGCACACTTCAGAAAAGGCAATTCAATGAGACACTAAAACACTATATCAAGTGCGTAGCTCTCTTATGATTTgatccaaggggaaaaaaaaaaaagaaaatatagaataggAAGGACTCACAATCATCTGAAAATCCTTCGGAAATATATGTCACCtgagtttttcattcattcaatgtttATTGTGCACCTGCTCTGTGTCGGCGTTTTGCTAAGGCAGCCCTGATGATACAGCTGTCTACTACAGGATAGACACATCCCTGCCCTCGTGAGCCTCTATACTAGTTGCAGTGggaggagacagataataaacatatAAGACAATTACACATTGTGAAAGGAGCTGCGAAGCAACGTGTATTGTGACAGAGAAATGGGATAGGAAGAGTCTTATTTTAGACCAGGTAGTGAGGGCAGGCCTCCTCAGAGGGCTTTTGGTAAGGTCTATGCAGTAGCAAAGCCAAGGTCCTAATCTCTGGAGGGGCCTGAACGGCAGATATTCTGAGAGGCTAGTTAGGACTCGCCCCACAAACTCTGATAACCTGCTGGGTAGGGCCAGGTCCtcacacagaaatttaaaaaatggtcaagatGTGCACTAGATGCAGGGTTCAGTAAAGGATGAGGATAAAGTGTTCCAAAAATCTGTGTAGGAGAGGGAGGACTAACGAGGGATGTAGTGAGTAGATTTGTTCTGACAGTA
The genomic region above belongs to Balaenoptera musculus isolate JJ_BM4_2016_0621 chromosome 10, mBalMus1.pri.v3, whole genome shotgun sequence and contains:
- the SYCE3 gene encoding synaptonemal complex central element protein 3; its protein translation is MADSDPGERHYDNMLKMLSDLNKDLEKLLEEMEKISVQATWMAYDMVVMRTNPTLAESMRRLEGAFLSCKEEMEKNWQELLDETKRAQ